In a single window of the Nicotiana tomentosiformis chromosome 10, ASM39032v3, whole genome shotgun sequence genome:
- the LOC138900159 gene encoding uncharacterized protein produces the protein MKSFSETIVDLQLMDLPLQGAQYTRGEDIFQASRIDIFLVSLEWNESFNVVRQLALPRVISDHKPLLWQSRFCTNPEAEELEKRYWNREVFGKLDTRRSRALDELSVLEQATENRAPDQLEKQRFIALKMELEKIANAEETSWRQKSRYLWLKEGDRNTRYFHTMANSHRRYNSIDKLKIGDEITDDKELIEREILNYDQNLYKENEEWKPTSSFDDVASLPEEERKMLEQCFEEEEVHAII, from the exons ATGAAGAGCTTCTCAGAAACAATTGTGGACCTGCAGCTTATGGATTTGCCTTTACAAGGGGCTCAATATACAAGAGGGGAGGACATTTTCCAAGCCTCACGGATTGACATATTCCTAGTTTCTCTAGAATGGAATGAAAGCTTCAATGTTGTCAGACAATTGGCTCTTCCAAGAGTTATTTCAGACCACAAACCTTTATT GTGGCAGTCCAGATTTTGTACTAATCCAGAAGCTGAGGAGCTTGAAAAAAGATACTGGAACAGGGAAGTCTTTGGTAAGCTAGACACAAGGAGAAGCAGAGCGCTAGATGAGCTGTCAGTTTTAGAGCAGGCAACAGAAAACAGAGCTCCGGACCAACTTGAAAAGCAAAGGTTCATAGCTCTGAAAATGGAGCTGGAAAAGATTGCTAATGCAGAAGAAACCTCATGGAGGCAGAAATCTAGATATTTGTGGTTAAAAGAAGGGGATAGGAATACTAGATATTTCCATACAATGGCCAATTCACACAGGAGGTACAATTCTATTGACAAGCTCAAGATAGGCGATGAAATTACAGATGATAAAGAATTGATCGAGAGGGAGATCTTAAACTACGACCAGAATCTCTACAAAGAAAATGAAGAGTGGAAACCAACTTCCAGCTTTGATGATGTTGCCAGCCTACCAGAAGAAGAGAGAAAGATGCTAGAGCAATGCTTTGAGGAAGAAGAAGTTCATGCCATCATTTAG
- the LOC138891462 gene encoding uncharacterized protein encodes MLLHPCRILQIYTTFGESGTPGGRKTKCRTPQQILYQAALRDDWESAEPILEKDLSLGRAKMTERGERVLHIAAVARSTRFVQKLVNKLEESDLELPNNGGTNAFCFAAASGVVKIASIMRDKNNKLPKIISKHGSAITMAALLGHKDMVVYLYEVTDLAALDNLERFELLEATIQHELYAFQLLLSLCGVRYFQEGHSFGHYYSRRKPITLTCVKKALTISWRDPDGKWNRFVHMLNAGRMRSWFERVWVVRRKSLLKKQAGVLLEELWAECLQLPEAELARLISKTQILNSAAKAGNVEFLAVLIRDHILI; translated from the exons atgctGCTGCACccatgtcggatcctccaaatatACACTACTTTTGGAGAATCCGGCACACCCG GTGGCAGGAAAACAAAGTGTCGGACACCACAACAAATTCTTTATCAAGCTGCTTTGCGAGATGATTGGGAATCTGCTGAACCTATTCTGGAAAAGGATTTGAGTTTAGGTAGAGCTAAGATGACTGAACGCGGTGAAAGAGTTCTTCACATTGCAGCTGTGGCAAGAAGCACACGATTTGTACAGAAGCTAGTGAATAAATTGGAGGAAAGTGACTTGGAACTGCCAAATAACGGCGGAACTAATGCGTTTTGTTTTGCAGCTGCGTCAGGGGTTGTTAAAATTGCTAGTATAATGCGGGATAAGAATAACAAGCTACCCAAGATCATCAGTAAACATGGAAGTGCAATCACAATGGCTGCTTTGCTCGGACACAAAGATATGGTAGTATATCTTTACGAGGTCACAGATCTTGCCGCACTAGACAACTTAGAACGCTTTGAACTTCTCGAAGCCACAATCCAGCATGAGTTGTATG CTTTCCAGCTTCTACTATCACT ATGTGGCGTTAGATATTTTCAAGAAGGACACAGCTTTGGCCACTACTATAGTAGAAGGAAACCGATCACTCTTACATGCGTTAAGAAGGCTTTAACAATCAGTTGGCGAGATCCGGACGGGAAGTGGAATAGGTTCGTTCATATGCTAAATGCCGGAAGAATGCGA TCTT GGTTCGAAAGGGTTTGGGTTGTTCGGAGAAAATCATTGCTGAAGAAGCAAGCTGGTGTGCTACTTGAGGAGCTCTGGGCAGAGTGTCTACAATTGCCAGAGGCTGAGCTTGCGCGGCTAATCTCAAAGACCCAAATACTGAATTCTGCTGCAAAAGCAGGAAATGTAGAGTTTTTAGCTGTACTAATTCGTGATCATATCCTGATCTGA
- the LOC104107297 gene encoding uncharacterized protein codes for MPCNDIILESIKQLLQEILQQRLAEQTPANIEYEEALQQLITEIDQKIAQPNPCNIIMGKALRKLIREIEAIKKLTETVCYKEEEKIMPPSFLQVSGAALRLQREILWFKEVEKIVPPSFLRMKNNDEKTPRQLFSEEHKLLLKEGERWMRDTANYCMIVATLIATVMFAAAFTVPGGNNDNEGTPIMLKLKGFTVFVISDAVAMFCSIVSIIMFLSILTSRCNEDDFLVSLPKKLLFGLTALFASIVGMLVAFAATFFLVYNNHMAWQPKLIAAISGVPVALFGCLHYKLWWDTVKSTYWSKFLFKPGKHRLY; via the exons ATGCCTTGTAATGATATAATCTTGGAATCTATTAAGCAGCTTTTGCAAGAGATCCTTCAACAGAGACTGGCTGAGCAAACACCTGCCAATATTGAATATGAAGAAGCTCTTCAACAATTAATTACTGAGATAGATCAAAAAATTGCCCAGCCAAACCCTTGCAATATTATAATGGGGAAAGCACTACGAAAATTGATTAGAGAGATTGAAGCCATTAAAAAGTTAACAGAGACAGTGTGCTATAAG GAGGAAGAGAAGATTATGCCACCGTCATTTCTCCAGGTATCTGGAGCAGCTCTTCGACTGCAAAGAGAGATATTGTGGTTTAAG GAGGTGGAGAAAATTGTACCACCTTCATTTCTCAGGATGAAAAACAATGATGAAAAAACGCCGAGGCAATTATTCTCAGAGGAGCACAAGCTGTTGTTGAAAGAAGGTGAAAGGTGGATGAGAGACACTGCAAATTATTGTATGATTGTTGCAACTTTGATTGCCACAGTGATGTTTGCTGCTGCCTTCACTGTGCCAGGCGGTAATAACGACAATGAAGGTACCCCAATAATGCTAAAATTGAAAGGATTTACGGTTTTTGTCATATCAGATGCAGTGGCAATGTTCTGCTCAATTGTTTCCATCATTATGTTCTTGTCAATTCTGACATCTCGCTGCAATGAAGACGACTTTCTTGTGTCATTGCCCAAGAAATTACTCTTTGGACTCACGGCACTCTTTGCCTCGATAGTTGGCATGCTCGTGGCTTTTGCAGCAACTTTCTTCTTGGTCTATAATAATCATATGGCTTGGCAGCCAAAGCTCATTGCTGCTATTTCTGGTGTTCCTGTAGCTTTATTTGGGTGTTTACATTATAAGCTATGGTGGGATACTGTAAAATCAACATACTGGTCCAAATTTCTTTTTAAACCGGGAAAGCACAGATTGTATTAA